The sequence AATAGTGGTAGCTAAAAATTGAAAAGCAAGAGGAATGAATGAATATAAAGATGGAGAAGAAATAGTTAAAAATGTAACAAAGCAAAAACAAAAACGGGAGAAGTTAGGGTATGatatagtttattttaatagtgagacaaatttgaaaagaaagaataaaaacCGAAACCTATAaattgttttattgttttttttaaaataaaagaaagagagggataaaataaaagaagaaaaaaagagtgaATGGTTCATTGGGCAAAAGGGGATATAGCTGAATTTTTTTACCTTCCATTCCGGTTCAAACCGGAACCCGAAAGGGTACAAAAACCACAGGACAACCCCCAGTGAAGTGAAGTGAAGTGAAGTGAAAGTGAAAGTgagataataaaataaagtaaaatatgaaaaattaaaaaaaaaaaaaaaaaaaaaaaaaaaagaagaagaaaaagaaaaagaaaaagaaaaaggtgatGGATGTAGGCCCCCACCTCCAATCAAATCAAGAATCTCCACTCTACGATCTACGACTAAATCATCAAATTAGGGGTGTACTAGTACTACTGTGTCAGTGTGTACACCTGAATATTTCCATCCCAATTCGGATCTTTTCCTCTCCCCCACTCCCACTTTATCCCACGCGCCTTCACACCCCCGACACCCCCAATAAACTCTCTTCCTCTTTTCCCACTCCAACCCTTTCCTCCCTCCCTCTCTcgctctctcttttctttttctttttctttttcgtccCCCATGAAGAAGCTCTACCGCAAAACAGGAACCGTCCACCCTTCTCCCCCTCTCATCTCCGATCATCTCTCCTTTCTCCCCACTGCCATCCTCACCCTCTCTTCCGCCCTCTCTCTCCAGGACCGGGAGGTTTTAGCCTACCTTATCTCCTCCTGCTCCAACGACTTCACCCCCGTCCACAATTCCTCCACCCACCGCGGCAAGGCAGCTCACCACAAACACGCCGCCCCCATGGCCGGTTCGGATCACCCCCCGGCCTTCTCCTGCTACTGTTTCCAATGCTACACCAGCTACTGGGTCAGATGGGATTCCTCACCCAATCGGCAACTGATTCACGAAATCATCGACGCTTATGAAGACAAATTGGCCGAGACCAAAGTTGGGAAGAACAataagaaagagagaaagaagcgAAATAGTAGCGGGACGGTTTCCGGTCCGGGTGAGGGGAAAGGGGCTGAAGCGGCGGCGAAGGTAGAAGAGTGGAAGGTGACGGAAGGCGGCGAGGAGGAGGCGGAGAAAGGGCCGGTGAGAAGGATTGTGAGTTTGCTAGGGGAAAAAATTTGGGGAAGTTGGAATTAAGTGATTGGATTTTGCACTAATGGATGCATTTGGAGGTTTTGGgtttttatatatgtttgtgAATTAATTAGTTTGCAGTAATTAGGAaggaattgaagaagaagaagaagaagaaaagggtgTTCTTATAAACATAATTACAAtaccatcttcttctttttctttgttttgattCAGGTTATGGTTGTTAGTAAGTTGTATATAGAATCTTATGTTTTTCATGTACAAatttatcaatatatatatatatatatatatataaagaaattagaatttttatttagtatatatatgtgtgtttgtTTTTAATGACCTcttttatttctacttttacGTACTTTATTATCTACTTTTAACATTTatttaagaatttcatcttATATTTATCCAAGAAATTCATCTTAGAATTCAATCCTTCAAGCACATTTAGACCAATTTGGTTTGGGGTTATGAagattattaataatttaaagggAATAATTTAGACcaattattaataatttataattatttcttCTTGGTATTCATGAAAAGGCGCCACcctcttttgaaattttattccTTTGAAAACCATAGTTTACATTATTAAGGGTTGCATACATTATTTCATAAACTTTACATTTTCAATTAATAAAACTATGCCTACTGCTTTAAGATTTTAAACTCcttaattacatttttttttatatatttgatttttatcAATCATAATATAAACATGATCTAGATCTTATTTTAGtacctaaacttttaaaaatgcTTGCTTTAATCTTTGAACTTTAAAAAGATGTTTATACTTTAGTTTTTGACGTTAAGattcttttactttttaattgAATGATGAGTTAGATTGTATTATTAGATGTTTAGCTAACGCCTTAAAATTTCAATCTTGAATTAGAAGGTAAATGAATTTTGTAATGGTCAGCATTCTACTCCATTGTGTTTGTGTGCTTTTGCCTCTAAGTGCATTGTTAGCCTCAAATGGGGATATTTTTACCATGCGCTGTGGTTTCCACTTCAATACAATCTTTTCTGTCTGCtgagttttaaaatttatttgagGTAATATGGTTTTTTGAGTTATGAGttacaattatttaattatagtttattttttcatttaaattgGTTGGAGatttaaatttgagaaaaaacAGTAAGgctgaagaaaaaagaaaaggttaacATATAATTTGTAAGGTAAGCATTTGGCAGCTCCATAATATATGTAAAAAATTTAACAGAATAATATTGAAGGCAAGAACTAAGAGAGACATTTGTTTAAGTTTGAAATATGAAGGCagacattttttttgttttggttagagttatggaacaaaaaaaaaaaaagatataaaagaGTGTAAAAATAATGATGTTGAGGGAAATTTAATAGGAAAGTGATTGTGTATAATTAAGGGAGAAGAGAGaaggaagatgaaaatgatgggGGAAGGGGGTAGGGACAGGTAAAGGTAAAAGGAAGGGAGTGCTTGGATTAAAGCGAAGggcataaataaataaataaataacaaaatcaaaagaaaGGGCCCACTACTCATCTCTTAAGACTCCATCTCCAATGCTCTTTTCCGGTGTGTTCCCCCCCATCTCTTTGTCTTTGTCTTTCCCTTTCCCATACTTCCCcctatccttttctttttctccctttctatcttctttttaccatttccttctttttctttttcatttcccTACCTATTTCCTCCTTACTATTTCCTCCTTATGCTATTAAtatctttttttcattttaatttttaggttCTAACCTACCAACTTATCACAAATATTTAACTCCTTAAAATTAGATTTTTAAGTCGAAAGGCAAGACAGTAAATATGTCTTAATTACATTTTTGCAAATTTTCTTATCTTCTTTATTTAggttattaaaaagaaaagaaaagaagagataGAGATAGAGAGGGCAGCCAATAGTCAAAATAAAAGAGGGAGAGAGAGCGACAGTGAAGGGTGTTCGACGATCTTCCTCCGTTCGGCGTCCGACGCATCTTTCGGTGAGGGTAGATCGGGTAGCGTCTGCATTTGGATCACGTTTTTCGGACATTGAAAAGCTTGTTTCGACGAGTCTTTTTTGGACATTGGATCTTGGGTTCGGGCTGTAACGTCATGTTCCAGTGTGTTTCGACAAGTTGGTTTTCAGCGGGGTTCTTCAGGCATCCTTGCAGTGTGGTACGACGGCGGTTTCTCGGACAGTGACGTTGGGATCCGATGGGTATGAGTTTGTTTCAACTTTGGGTGTTTGTTTCTTACGTGTTTGGATTGTTTCAGTGAAGGTATTTGTTTTCAACGGATTTGGAGGCATCAGAGGCATCAATTAAACGTGAATCTCTCATTCTCCTTGGCATTTGGTTGACGGTATAGTTGAATTGTAGTGATAAATTACAAATTGCATATTATTTTGTTGATATCTGTAATTTGTATCTTGATTGATATTACTCATAATAAAATTCCTCCAAATTGCTTCTCAAAATGCATGTAGATCGAATTGGTCGAACCACTATATATCTTTGTGTCGTTTACCGCTTACTTTATGGTTATCTGGTTATTGCGTTCTGGTTGGTTTGGCGCTGTATTCTCTGATTCAGTGCAAGAATTCGTAACACTATTTAACTATTTAACCGTTAGTCTTTCAATTTTAACCATTGACAATTTAGActttttagtttaaaatttatatGGATTTAATctctaatttaatattattgtttaattataatttattgcctaaataaattaataaactaGCATGAGAATTCCAATTTTAAGAATTAAATATGACATAATTTTAGAGTTTCATACATTCTGTAGCTCAAATTTTCTAGGAATTGAAGTATTAACAAATCTCAAATTTTTCGAGGACCACCACCAATCAATGTCTTCTCATTATTTTCAAGACTTAGGATTTAATTGTAAAATCAAAATAGTAATCAATTTGAGAATATTTTTAGTACGAGATAGTTCTTGAGTGAAAAGTTTTTCAACCAAAATTATTGGTTATCAAAAGTATTTAATCTCATCAAACCTCATGAATCTATAGCCAAAAGGCATGTAAATCTAATTTGCATCACTTAATTGATGCAAAGAAGTGAGATTTGTGGTGAGattggagaaaagaaaaaatagttaACCATCCAAGCACCTTATACACTCTTCAACTAAAAGTAGAAAAATCCCACTAACTTAGTCAAACGATTGACCTTGACTATGAAAGTAAATTTTTCttaagttttcaaaatttctatttaattaaaataattttataattactctaattaattaataaatgggattttttttttcaaaaataggaaaaattgataaattatttacgcataacaaaatcaataaaatataaaatttattacacttgattttttaggataaatattttgtcaaatattttatttttgacaatttttcttaataaaatctatattaattaaataatataaaataataatcaattaattaataattaatattaaatattattttaatcacCAATTTCAATCAATCCGATTGACTTACTATGAATCCCTATTTGAGTTTTCgatatttaaatcttatttaaataCTATTTCTCTCTCAATTTGTAGCCGTTAATTATATCCAATATTATTAAAAGCAAACATAAAACAGAACCACAAAATGGAACCAAATGTAAAAGCAAATTGAAATCCTCAAATGTAAAAGCAAACATAAGCAAGGCATGAGCAAACAAATGGTGAAAAAATAACAAAGACATGAAAAACAATCCAACAAAATTCATAAATGGACCTCATCATTGGCATATAAGTTTCGATTGAAACCAAGAACCTCTATCCCTACCATGCTTAGAAATCTCCAATGCCCACTTCAGACGTAGTATCTGTCTACAATTACGCACTGCGTACACATGTAGGAGTGGTGAGGGGAAGTCCGAGTAGCAAGGACAAAATCCTTGCATGTTCATCAAGAATAAACATGGAAGGAAGAGTTTTAGAGGCAAGGTGGAAGGCCATCTGTATAATGAAACCAATGAGGGGAATGGAAAGAGTTTAGGAGGCAATGCATGGAAACAAAACTTTCAATGAAATGAAGGTCGACATAGAGAGAAAAAGGAACCCATTTGAAGAAGAAgtcgaatagaaaaaaaatgttgggAGAGGAAAACGAAGACAGATTTTACATTGGAATGAACTAGCTTCGGAGAAAAATATGTGCACAAccaaacattttggaaaggaaGATGAAAAGAGAAGTAGGAGTAGAGGAAGAAGACAAGAAGTATGGGACGAAGTAGGGACGGATTATGCAGAAAAAGAGAAGTAGGAGTAGAGGAAGAAGACAAGAAGTATGGGACGAAGTAGGGACGGATTATGCAGAAAAGCGTGAGGGATTATGTGTGCAAATGGGGTATTATAGAAACCCTAAAACACAAGGAGTGAACTATTATAGCCCACTTCACTCCACCTTGGTTTGgggcccaaacacacccttataATTTTGAAAGATTTAGAGAAAAGACATAGTTTGACTAGGATATTTCACAAATATCctaaaatgaattttttttttcttgattagGATTTCCtatattttatgacaatttTA comes from Cucumis melo cultivar AY chromosome 12, USDA_Cmelo_AY_1.0, whole genome shotgun sequence and encodes:
- the LOC103498228 gene encoding uncharacterized protein LOC103498228; translated protein: MKKLYRKTGTVHPSPPLISDHLSFLPTAILTLSSALSLQDREVLAYLISSCSNDFTPVHNSSTHRGKAAHHKHAAPMAGSDHPPAFSCYCFQCYTSYWVRWDSSPNRQLIHEIIDAYEDKLAETKVGKNNKKERKKRNSSGTVSGPGEGKGAEAAAKVEEWKVTEGGEEEAEKGPVRRIVSLLGEKIWGSWN